One genomic window of Sulfurovum lithotrophicum includes the following:
- a CDS encoding DJ-1 family glyoxalase III — protein MASVLIPLAKGFEELEAVALIDVMRRGGIEVRVAYLEDEMQSDLVLGANGITIKADTSIKNVISDDFDMMVLPGGWGGTYALAENARVQELLREFKEKKIVGAMCAAPFALKQAGVLGERYTAYPGAVEEIDHPGYVADEKVVEDGNVMTSQGPGTAVCFGLAIVKRLVGEESMQAVKEGMLLGYC, from the coding sequence ATGGCAAGCGTATTGATACCATTGGCAAAAGGATTTGAAGAACTCGAAGCGGTTGCACTTATCGATGTGATGCGTCGAGGAGGCATTGAAGTACGTGTGGCATATCTTGAAGATGAAATGCAAAGTGACCTGGTACTGGGTGCCAACGGCATTACCATTAAAGCGGATACATCCATCAAGAATGTCATTTCCGATGACTTCGATATGATGGTACTTCCCGGAGGGTGGGGCGGTACCTATGCACTGGCGGAAAATGCCAGAGTACAGGAACTACTCAGAGAGTTCAAGGAAAAAAAGATCGTCGGTGCCATGTGTGCAGCACCGTTCGCTTTAAAACAAGCCGGTGTATTGGGTGAAAGATATACCGCGTATCCCGGTGCGGTAGAGGAGATAGACCATCCCGGCTATGTAGCGGACGAAAAAGTTGTGGAAGATGGAAATGTCATGACTTCACAGGGGCCTGGAACGGCAGTGTGTTTCGGCCTGGCCATTGTCAAAAGACTGGTAGGTGAAGAGAGTATGCAGGCGGTGAAAGAGGGAATGCTTTTGGGATACTGCTAA
- a CDS encoding NAD(P)-binding domain-containing protein, which produces MEKIYDLIIIGGGPGGIGSAVEAKVLGLEKVLMIEKTDNHSHTIRKFYKDMKRVDKDWQGQAVDMEGNVEFTDGTKESTLDFFDSLLDDEKIDTRFNCAVEKVEKKDGVFHVVSGCGVDRAKNVIVAIGRMGKPNKPSYKIPPSLRSQINFNLDKCSNGEHILVVGGGDSAVEYACELSATNEVTLNYRREDLTRPNPTNQEMIAEYCDNEAVRLKLGVDIEGLESEHGQVKVNFTDGSELFDRVIYAIGGTTPKDFLKSCGITLDETGEPVFDDNYESEVPGLYIAGDIVFNSGGSIAIALNHGYRIVNHILSKEN; this is translated from the coding sequence ATGGAAAAAATATATGATCTCATTATCATCGGCGGCGGTCCGGGGGGCATAGGTTCGGCAGTCGAAGCGAAGGTCCTTGGCCTTGAAAAAGTTCTCATGATAGAAAAAACAGACAATCACTCTCATACCATTCGTAAATTCTACAAAGATATGAAGCGTGTCGACAAGGACTGGCAGGGCCAGGCAGTAGATATGGAAGGCAATGTAGAGTTCACTGACGGCACCAAAGAGAGTACGCTTGATTTCTTTGATTCACTTTTGGATGATGAAAAGATCGATACCCGTTTTAACTGTGCGGTGGAAAAAGTTGAAAAAAAGGATGGTGTTTTTCATGTTGTTTCCGGCTGTGGTGTAGACAGGGCCAAAAATGTCATCGTTGCGATCGGACGGATGGGAAAACCGAATAAACCTTCCTATAAAATTCCCCCTTCATTGAGATCACAGATCAATTTCAATCTTGACAAATGCAGTAACGGAGAACATATACTCGTTGTCGGAGGTGGGGACAGTGCAGTGGAGTATGCCTGTGAACTGAGTGCGACGAACGAAGTGACACTCAACTACAGACGTGAAGATCTGACGCGCCCCAATCCGACCAATCAGGAGATGATCGCAGAATATTGTGACAATGAAGCGGTCAGATTGAAACTGGGTGTAGATATTGAAGGCCTGGAGAGTGAACACGGACAGGTGAAAGTCAATTTTACGGACGGCTCGGAACTTTTTGACAGGGTTATTTATGCCATAGGCGGGACCACCCCGAAAGATTTTCTTAAAAGCTGCGGTATCACCCTGGATGAAACGGGTGAACCTGTTTTCGATGACAACTACGAGAGTGAAGTCCCCGGGCTCTACATCGCAGGCGATATCGTGTTCAACAGTGGCGGGAGTATCGCCATCGCTTTGAACCACGGATACAGGATCGTCAATCATATTTTAAGTAAGGAGAATTAA
- a CDS encoding efflux RND transporter periplasmic adaptor subunit, with the protein MLRLQKITLFLLLLGSFVHAGSISLTGTVVSDGQKMIGSRYMGYVKKVYVKLGDKVKREDDLYEMESAEFDIMKTQANLMLEQSQIALEYWKDRLRVINKKKENVKKKYGMTGFGMDDLEGQIETVKAMLESTKIMVKHAAEQVKQMAVVFNYLKMKAPADGVVVQKNIKVGDMLMPGMLAIMIVDTEHLEIDVSLSEGIINRVHEGQKLAVVIPSIEYRTIGKIKAIIPDANPMTHKIKMRVSFDKGDNNIFPGMYAKVIIPDKK; encoded by the coding sequence ATGTTAAGACTACAAAAAATTACCCTTTTTCTGCTTCTTTTGGGAAGTTTTGTACATGCCGGCAGTATTTCACTGACAGGGACAGTGGTTTCCGACGGACAGAAAATGATCGGAAGCCGATATATGGGTTACGTGAAAAAAGTTTATGTCAAACTGGGTGACAAAGTCAAGCGTGAAGATGATCTCTATGAGATGGAGTCAGCTGAATTCGACATTATGAAAACGCAGGCCAACTTGATGCTTGAGCAGTCACAGATAGCGTTGGAATATTGGAAAGACCGTCTGCGTGTGATCAATAAAAAGAAAGAGAACGTCAAAAAGAAGTATGGTATGACCGGGTTTGGTATGGATGATCTTGAAGGACAGATTGAGACCGTCAAAGCGATGCTTGAATCGACCAAGATCATGGTCAAGCATGCTGCGGAGCAGGTCAAACAGATGGCGGTGGTCTTCAATTATCTCAAGATGAAAGCTCCGGCAGACGGTGTCGTAGTACAAAAAAATATCAAAGTAGGTGATATGCTTATGCCCGGTATGTTGGCCATTATGATCGTCGATACAGAGCATCTTGAGATTGATGTTTCTCTATCGGAAGGGATCATAAACCGGGTACATGAAGGACAAAAACTTGCAGTGGTGATCCCTTCCATTGAATATAGAACGATCGGGAAGATCAAAGCGATCATTCCTGATGCCAACCCTATGACACACAAGATCAAAATGCGTGTTTCATTTGATAAAGGGGATAACAATATTTTCCCGGGCATGTATGCCAAAGTAATCATTCCTGATAAAAAATAG
- the efp gene encoding elongation factor P, translating to MATIGMGDIKKGVRLELDGNPYKVTEFQHVKPGKGAAFVRVKIKNLKTGKVIEKTVHAGDKFEVPELEQKTMQYLYDDGEMLQFMDTTTFDQIGLTHEQVGKETFEFMIDGMEADILFHNGEAISVEIPQTVVLKIVETPPNFKGDSQGGKKPATLESGAVVQVPFHVLEGEMIKVDTVEGKYLEKAK from the coding sequence ATGGCAACAATCGGAATGGGTGATATCAAAAAAGGCGTAAGACTTGAACTGGACGGCAACCCGTATAAAGTAACTGAATTCCAACACGTTAAGCCGGGTAAAGGCGCGGCGTTCGTACGTGTCAAGATCAAGAACCTCAAAACAGGTAAGGTGATCGAAAAAACTGTACATGCGGGTGATAAATTTGAAGTGCCTGAACTCGAACAGAAGACAATGCAGTATCTTTACGATGATGGCGAGATGCTTCAGTTTATGGATACGACCACGTTTGACCAGATCGGCCTGACACATGAGCAGGTAGGTAAAGAGACATTCGAATTTATGATAGACGGTATGGAAGCGGATATTTTGTTCCATAACGGTGAAGCGATTTCTGTCGAGATCCCTCAGACAGTGGTACTCAAGATCGTTGAGACACCGCCTAACTTCAAAGGTGACTCACAGGGCGGCAAGAAGCCTGCCACACTCGAGAGCGGTGCGGTAGTTCAGGTACCTTTCCATGTACTTGAAGGAGAAATGATCAAGGTGGATACGGTTGAAGGGAAGTACCTGGAGAAAGCCAAATAA
- a CDS encoding efflux RND transporter permease subunit produces MKGLEKFIYGILSSKSKKMLVIVLTAAAFFLSLMMFPTKMVLAKMLPGKSDNTFSVYVDTPTGSSIEQTDKVNQCVIDILKDEKEIMNLELFRGQGIPLDYAGLVKGAAMKSTENVSEISVNLTDKHTRAEPSFLMTQRLRPIVKKKCLPLVKGTNIKFVEQPAGPPTLASIVLEVHGENLKKVRDISVRVANIFAKTEGLVDIDVMMDDIFDKFELIPDKEKVARSGLSVEQVNNILYLAFEGMVIAHKNSKDVPDQIPIFLILQKESKTLNGRNENELRSKLSSLNLMNMKGMMVPLSEVVTIRKVKSSPMIMHKDLSRMVNVVAETDMVSQVYPLLDAREKMIEAFSKDYEIEKAGFTTYMFDLYLTDKKTGEKFLLRWDGEMKVTLDTFRDLGGAFIAALVLIFLLLVIYYKSFAISGIILLGSFLSLIGVIVGHWVANFFTSETFFLTATSLIGFIALMGISSRNSLLLIDFAKSLMEYHGMDKKEAIATATATRAKPIALTAVAIILGSALLASDPVFGGLGVALISGTVAAVFVSLIFVPVLMHNSKAMDFHLDEHGKRKDSISITK; encoded by the coding sequence ATGAAAGGTTTGGAAAAATTCATTTACGGCATCCTTAGCAGTAAAAGCAAGAAGATGCTGGTCATTGTATTGACAGCAGCGGCTTTCTTCCTCTCTTTGATGATGTTTCCCACCAAAATGGTGCTGGCAAAAATGCTTCCCGGAAAAAGCGACAATACCTTCTCTGTCTATGTGGATACACCGACGGGATCTTCCATAGAACAGACAGACAAGGTCAACCAGTGTGTCATCGATATACTTAAAGATGAAAAAGAGATCATGAACCTTGAGCTCTTCCGCGGGCAGGGTATACCACTTGATTATGCGGGACTTGTCAAAGGTGCAGCGATGAAAAGTACGGAGAATGTTTCAGAAATTTCTGTCAATCTTACGGACAAACATACGAGAGCAGAACCCTCTTTTCTCATGACACAGAGACTTAGACCCATCGTTAAAAAGAAATGTCTGCCTCTGGTCAAGGGAACCAACATCAAATTCGTTGAACAGCCTGCCGGACCTCCGACACTGGCTTCTATTGTACTTGAAGTGCATGGTGAGAACCTGAAGAAAGTCCGTGACATTTCTGTACGTGTTGCAAATATTTTTGCAAAAACCGAAGGTCTTGTCGATATTGACGTGATGATGGACGATATTTTTGATAAATTTGAACTGATTCCAGACAAAGAAAAGGTGGCCAGAAGCGGATTGAGCGTTGAACAGGTAAACAACATTCTTTATCTGGCATTCGAGGGGATGGTCATAGCACACAAGAACTCAAAAGACGTGCCTGACCAGATACCGATATTCCTCATATTACAAAAAGAGAGTAAAACACTGAATGGACGTAATGAAAATGAATTGCGAAGCAAACTTTCTTCTTTGAACCTGATGAACATGAAAGGGATGATGGTACCACTCAGTGAAGTGGTGACGATCAGGAAGGTAAAATCGAGTCCGATGATTATGCACAAAGACCTTTCCCGTATGGTCAATGTTGTTGCCGAAACGGACATGGTCTCTCAGGTCTATCCGCTGCTTGATGCAAGAGAGAAAATGATAGAAGCATTCTCCAAAGATTATGAGATCGAGAAGGCCGGATTTACAACCTATATGTTCGATCTTTACCTGACGGATAAAAAGACCGGAGAAAAGTTCCTGCTTCGCTGGGACGGTGAGATGAAAGTGACACTTGATACCTTCAGGGATCTTGGTGGTGCGTTCATCGCTGCATTGGTACTGATCTTCCTGCTATTGGTGATCTACTATAAGAGCTTTGCCATTTCGGGTATTATCCTGCTTGGATCGTTCCTCTCTCTTATTGGTGTGATCGTAGGGCACTGGGTGGCCAACTTCTTTACGAGTGAGACCTTCTTCCTGACAGCGACCTCGCTGATCGGCTTTATCGCCCTGATGGGTATCAGTTCGAGGAACTCACTGCTTCTGATCGACTTTGCCAAGTCGCTGATGGAATATCACGGTATGGACAAGAAAGAGGCAATTGCCACTGCAACGGCGACCAGAGCGAAACCAATCGCACTGACCGCTGTTGCGATCATCCTTGGTTCGGCACTGCTTGCTTCCGACCCTGTCTTTGGCGGTCTGGGTGTCGCACTGATCTCTGGTACGGTAGCGGCGGTCTTTGTATCGCTGATCTTCGTACCGGTACTGATGCACAATTCAAAAGCGATGGATTTCCATCTTGATGAACACGGTAAACGCAAAGACAGTATTTCTATTACAAAATAA
- a CDS encoding efflux RND transporter permease subunit, translating to MAEKNEYQVTDYAGKLAKGFLRNPLTAVLGVFLLLMGYLALNIMPREEDPQIAISGGGVVVAMPGATPREIENIIINPLERKLREVKGIEHIYGQAFNNYGVVSVMYYIGENREDSNLKLYDKVMQNMDLMPKGVMQPLIKPFDIDIDIPIVTVAFYPKKGSNVDDVKLFEMVRKIQQKINAVDNVAKTTLKGARKAQYNIEVDMSKLSAYHLSMGQIMKAVQSVAVDVPDVKGRTKNNELVIFGVKNAIENVQDVGSVIVAQYMGSPIYLRDVAKVTEGMDIQNFKTATVRFKEDANATKLGEERNQVTLTVAKLAGTNAVFVAEDVLEVLKEHEKEFAKEGIGYIITRNYGERANEAVNELMNHLIITIVIIALMLVFALGWKESLIVTFTVPAILAITLFVAYLSGQTINRITLFAFLLSLGLLVDAAIIVIENIHRHLHAHDVDEKEMDQLLIEATDEIGAPTNVATLAIILTMVPMAFVGGMMGSFMKPIPYNVPVALIASLFVAYIFTPYLSLKLLKKPVHKHHHHKKDKKNKEVK from the coding sequence ATGGCTGAAAAAAATGAATATCAGGTAACGGACTATGCCGGGAAGCTTGCAAAAGGATTTTTACGCAATCCTTTGACCGCGGTACTGGGTGTATTTTTGCTCCTTATGGGATATTTGGCACTCAATATCATGCCAAGAGAGGAAGATCCACAGATCGCAATTTCCGGTGGTGGGGTTGTCGTAGCGATGCCCGGAGCAACGCCTCGTGAGATCGAGAATATCATTATCAATCCCCTGGAGCGTAAACTGCGTGAGGTCAAAGGTATTGAGCATATTTACGGACAGGCATTTAATAACTATGGGGTCGTCAGTGTTATGTACTATATCGGTGAGAACCGTGAAGATTCTAACCTAAAACTCTATGACAAGGTCATGCAGAACATGGACCTGATGCCAAAAGGGGTCATGCAACCTTTGATCAAACCGTTTGATATCGACATCGATATTCCTATTGTCACTGTGGCATTCTACCCAAAAAAAGGGAGTAATGTTGATGATGTTAAACTCTTTGAAATGGTGAGAAAAATACAGCAGAAGATCAATGCCGTGGATAATGTGGCTAAAACAACCCTGAAGGGTGCCAGAAAGGCGCAATACAACATCGAGGTGGATATGAGCAAACTCTCCGCCTATCACCTTTCGATGGGGCAGATCATGAAGGCGGTACAGTCCGTTGCTGTGGATGTTCCCGATGTCAAAGGACGTACTAAAAATAATGAGCTGGTGATCTTCGGTGTCAAAAATGCTATAGAGAATGTTCAGGATGTCGGTTCTGTTATAGTGGCACAGTACATGGGGTCACCGATTTATCTCAGGGACGTTGCCAAAGTAACCGAAGGTATGGACATACAGAACTTTAAAACAGCGACAGTGCGTTTTAAGGAAGATGCCAATGCGACCAAACTCGGCGAAGAGAGAAACCAGGTGACGCTTACTGTGGCAAAACTTGCCGGGACCAATGCGGTCTTCGTTGCCGAAGATGTACTCGAAGTCCTGAAGGAACATGAAAAAGAATTCGCCAAAGAGGGGATAGGTTACATTATTACACGAAACTATGGTGAACGTGCGAATGAAGCGGTTAACGAGTTGATGAATCACCTGATCATCACCATTGTCATCATCGCTTTGATGCTGGTATTTGCTTTGGGATGGAAAGAGTCTCTGATCGTTACCTTTACCGTGCCGGCTATTTTGGCTATCACACTTTTCGTAGCCTATCTCTCCGGACAGACGATCAACAGGATCACCCTCTTTGCCTTCCTGCTCTCGCTGGGACTACTGGTGGATGCGGCGATCATTGTGATCGAAAATATCCACAGGCACCTGCATGCACATGATGTTGATGAGAAAGAGATGGATCAGCTGTTGATCGAAGCGACTGATGAGATCGGTGCACCTACAAACGTTGCGACACTTGCGATCATTCTGACGATGGTACCGATGGCATTTGTCGGGGGCATGATGGGATCGTTCATGAAGCCTATCCCCTATAATGTACCGGTGGCATTGATCGCTTCACTTTTTGTGGCGTATATCTTTACACCGTATTTGAGTTTGAAACTGTTGAAAAAACCGGTACATAAGCACCATCATCATAAAAAAGATAAAAAGAACAAGGAGGTCAAGTAA
- a CDS encoding efflux RND transporter periplasmic adaptor subunit — MKKIITLMAAALLTTLSAVEIDLSGSVVSDNQKMMTSRYMGYIKNMAVSEGDIVKKGQLLYEIDSKEIEAAERQVDLAISQARLALQMNKNQYNNVILNLARHKRLYEKKMVSKYELETLQLAAKNLKDMVTISQEQVNQALAKKEEVLNQYNYLKITAPNDGVIVAKKINEGEMAIPGMPAVVLTDLSRLKIVAEISETQLPHISLGKKVEVEIPSLALKTTGKISSIIPSSNPMTHKFKIKIEFDHKGKSVYPGMYAKIIIR, encoded by the coding sequence ATGAAAAAGATCATTACACTAATGGCAGCTGCCCTACTGACAACGCTGAGTGCAGTAGAAATTGACTTGAGCGGATCGGTTGTATCTGATAACCAGAAGATGATGACAAGCCGTTATATGGGTTATATTAAAAACATGGCGGTATCGGAAGGTGATATCGTAAAAAAAGGGCAATTGCTTTACGAGATCGACTCCAAAGAGATCGAAGCAGCGGAAAGACAGGTTGATCTTGCGATCTCACAGGCAAGACTGGCACTGCAGATGAACAAAAACCAATATAACAACGTTATACTCAACTTAGCGAGACACAAAAGACTTTATGAGAAGAAGATGGTTTCCAAATATGAGTTGGAAACTCTTCAACTGGCAGCAAAGAACCTTAAAGATATGGTAACTATATCCCAGGAGCAGGTCAACCAGGCCTTGGCAAAAAAAGAAGAAGTGCTTAATCAGTATAATTACCTGAAGATCACCGCTCCCAATGACGGTGTTATTGTTGCAAAAAAGATCAATGAGGGGGAGATGGCCATTCCCGGAATGCCTGCTGTGGTTCTGACAGACCTAAGTCGTCTCAAGATCGTTGCGGAGATCTCTGAAACACAGTTACCCCATATTAGTCTGGGTAAAAAAGTCGAAGTGGAAATACCATCTCTGGCGTTGAAAACGACAGGAAAGATCTCGTCTATCATACCGAGTTCCAATCCTATGACACACAAATTCAAGATCAAGATAGAGTTTGACCACAAAGGCAAGTCGGTTTATCCCGGCATGTATGCCAAAATCATTATCAGGTAA
- a CDS encoding TolC family protein: MMMKRVILLLSLSLPLVAGVKNLPLREALDMVKHDNLEVKVARFNEQMQAMEVKVAEGMNYGSLDVTLSGMRSNDALNVFGFKLMDREATFGDFGFSQFLEPIGNALMAANNGQLTPQMLQGMSSILEIQPHDLNYPGARNNYQTKLSYMLPIYTGGKLTEYKHIMESMYRMSKYDTQKLLNVKIYEVKKAFYDISLVERYITNLSKIRKNINTLEDVIRNMQKEGYAKEMDLLEVQARKAEADSMYNQAKLNRDLAYQFLSFLLNRDISSIHKVSARAPMPHVDKHTLELNNIDIQKAKLGLQISEMAVKVEKSSFLPTVGGFAEYGSADNTLFNDFTGKDSYTFGVQAKWNIFNGGQDDARLEKAKLKRLQVRDQVELAKKGIVLKAKKLKTEILSADADIKSYKKQLQFAKRVYENYRTRYEEGLASITDVLIQQSKQLESLLKLLTVVNKRNTKIFELESIINKGGDV, encoded by the coding sequence ATGATGATGAAAAGAGTGATACTTTTATTATCTCTTTCTTTACCGCTTGTTGCGGGAGTAAAGAACCTGCCACTTCGCGAGGCATTGGATATGGTGAAGCATGATAACCTGGAAGTAAAGGTCGCACGTTTCAATGAACAGATGCAGGCTATGGAAGTAAAGGTGGCAGAAGGTATGAACTACGGTTCTCTTGATGTCACTCTTTCAGGAATGCGCTCCAACGATGCTTTGAATGTTTTTGGTTTTAAGCTGATGGACAGGGAAGCGACATTTGGAGATTTTGGTTTCAGCCAATTCCTTGAACCGATAGGAAATGCATTAATGGCTGCGAATAACGGGCAATTGACACCGCAAATGCTTCAAGGTATGAGCAGTATATTGGAAATTCAGCCACATGACCTGAATTATCCCGGCGCCAGAAACAACTACCAGACAAAACTCTCCTATATGCTACCTATCTATACCGGCGGTAAACTGACAGAGTATAAACATATCATGGAATCAATGTACCGTATGAGCAAATACGATACGCAAAAACTCTTGAATGTTAAAATATATGAAGTAAAAAAAGCTTTTTACGATATTTCTCTGGTGGAACGTTATATTACCAATCTCTCCAAGATCAGGAAGAACATTAATACACTCGAAGATGTGATTAGGAATATGCAGAAGGAAGGCTATGCCAAAGAGATGGATCTGCTTGAAGTACAGGCGAGAAAAGCCGAGGCTGATAGTATGTATAACCAGGCAAAACTTAACAGAGATCTTGCTTACCAGTTTCTTTCTTTCCTGCTTAATAGAGATATAAGTTCCATTCATAAGGTCAGTGCCAGAGCACCAATGCCACATGTGGACAAGCATACGCTTGAATTAAACAATATCGATATTCAAAAAGCCAAGCTTGGATTACAGATTTCTGAAATGGCAGTTAAAGTGGAAAAGTCAAGTTTTTTACCGACGGTGGGTGGTTTTGCAGAGTATGGAAGTGCAGACAATACGCTCTTTAACGATTTTACCGGAAAAGATTCCTATACTTTCGGTGTTCAGGCAAAATGGAACATCTTCAACGGCGGGCAGGACGATGCCAGACTTGAGAAAGCGAAACTCAAACGTCTGCAGGTGCGTGACCAGGTCGAGTTGGCTAAAAAAGGGATCGTACTTAAGGCAAAAAAACTCAAAACAGAGATATTGAGTGCAGATGCGGATATCAAGAGCTATAAGAAACAGCTACAGTTTGCCAAAAGAGTCTATGAAAACTATAGGACACGCTATGAAGAAGGACTTGCTTCTATTACAGATGTGCTGATCCAGCAGTCCAAACAGCTTGAATCACTCTTAAAACTCTTAACGGTGGTCAACAAGAGAAATACCAAAATATTCGAACTTGAAAGTATTATAAACAAAGGAGGAGATGTATGA
- the serA gene encoding phosphoglycerate dehydrogenase encodes MSKKTIVVCDHIHQSGLDILANDSEIELINAADEPKDKLIAEIIPLADVAITRSSTDVDAAFLESAKKITAIVRAGVGVDNVDIPGSSKQGIVVMNVPTANTIAAVELTLAHMLSCVRQFPYAHNNLKLDRVWRRQDWYGTELKDKKLGIIGFGNIGSRVGKRAKAFEMDVLAYDPYIDPSKATDLDIGYTKNFEDILACDIITIHTPKTEETIGMISKDEIAKMKDGVILINCARGGLYNEEALLEGLKSGKIAMAGIDVFNKEPATDHPLLDLDNVTVTPHLGANTKESQRNIAIQAAENAIAAAKGIAYPNALNLPIKENELPDFVRPYLELIQKMGHLSSQVTKSAVKSIKVTAKGPVSDYLASMQTFATVGVLTESLADQVNYVNAEFVAKERGIELANEVLPNTSGFTNKVKIKLTTADSTIMIAGTVFDDTVQRIIEIDDYILDVEPKGTMIFFRNTDTPGVIGDVGRILAENGLNISDFRLGRDKKQQALAVVRVDGQVSKDVLDALSALEACISVSHATL; translated from the coding sequence ATGTCAAAAAAAACAATTGTTGTTTGTGACCATATTCACCAAAGCGGTTTGGATATACTTGCGAACGATAGCGAGATTGAACTTATCAATGCAGCGGATGAACCCAAAGACAAACTCATTGCGGAGATCATCCCACTGGCGGATGTTGCCATTACGCGTTCATCTACAGATGTAGATGCGGCTTTTCTTGAATCAGCCAAAAAGATCACTGCCATTGTACGTGCGGGTGTAGGTGTGGACAATGTAGATATACCCGGTTCAAGCAAGCAGGGTATCGTAGTCATGAACGTACCTACAGCCAATACGATCGCTGCGGTCGAGCTGACTTTGGCACACATGCTTTCCTGTGTCAGACAATTTCCCTATGCGCACAATAATCTTAAGCTGGACCGTGTCTGGAGAAGACAGGACTGGTACGGTACAGAGCTGAAAGACAAAAAACTGGGTATCATCGGTTTTGGTAACATCGGTTCGCGTGTGGGTAAAAGAGCCAAAGCTTTTGAGATGGATGTACTGGCATATGACCCGTATATCGATCCTAGCAAAGCAACCGATCTTGATATCGGATATACCAAGAATTTTGAAGATATTCTTGCTTGCGACATCATTACGATCCATACACCGAAAACTGAAGAGACCATTGGTATGATCAGTAAGGATGAGATCGCCAAAATGAAAGATGGTGTGATCCTCATCAACTGTGCACGTGGCGGGTTATACAATGAAGAAGCACTTCTTGAAGGCTTGAAATCAGGTAAGATCGCCATGGCAGGTATCGATGTTTTCAACAAAGAGCCGGCTACAGATCATCCTCTATTGGATCTTGATAATGTAACGGTGACACCTCACCTTGGTGCCAATACAAAAGAGTCTCAGCGTAACATTGCCATTCAGGCAGCGGAAAATGCGATTGCGGCGGCAAAAGGTATTGCCTATCCGAATGCACTGAACCTTCCGATCAAAGAAAATGAATTGCCGGACTTTGTACGTCCGTACCTTGAACTGATCCAGAAAATGGGGCATCTCTCTTCACAGGTGACAAAATCTGCAGTCAAGTCTATCAAAGTGACTGCCAAAGGCCCGGTATCGGATTATCTTGCCTCTATGCAGACATTCGCTACCGTAGGTGTACTGACCGAATCGCTTGCAGATCAGGTGAATTACGTGAATGCCGAATTTGTTGCCAAAGAGCGTGGCATCGAACTTGCCAATGAAGTGCTGCCTAACACCAGTGGTTTCACGAACAAAGTGAAGATCAAGCTTACTACGGCTGACAGTACGATCATGATCGCGGGAACTGTTTTTGACGATACTGTACAGCGCATTATCGAGATTGATGACTATATTCTGGATGTTGAACCAAAAGGGACGATGATCTTCTTTAGAAATACGGACACTCCGGGTGTGATCGGTGACGTAGGCCGTATTCTTGCAGAAAATGGTCTGAACATTTCTGACTTCAGACTGGGACGGGACAAGAAACAGCAGGCACTTGCCGTGGTCCGTGTTGACGGTCAGGTTTCCAAAGATGTACTCGATGCGCTCTCTGCGCTTGAGGCATGCATCAGTGTAAGTCACGCAACGCTTTAA